From the Rhizobium sp. SL42 genome, the window CCCGCGCCGAGCCGCTCGGCTGGACGGTCATCATCGGCAATCCAGATACCGATCTCGATCCGACGGACGTCTTCGGCGCGATCTTCCAGTATCCGGGCACCCATGGCCATGTGCGCGATTTCTCCGGCCTGATCGCCCGCCTGCACCAGACAGGTGCGCTCGCCGCTGTCGCCGCAGATCCACTCGCCCTGCTGCTCCTGAAATCTCCCGGTGAAATGGGCGCCGACATCGCCATCGGCTCGACCCAGCGCTTCGGCGTTCCGGTCGGCTACGGCGGCCCGCACGCGGCCTATATGGCGGTCAGGGACGCGATCAAGCGCTCCATGCCCGGCCGCCTCGTCGGCGTCTCAGTCGATGCACGCGGCAACCGCGCCTACCGCCTCAGCCTGCAGACCCGCGAACAGCATATCCGCCGCGAAAAGGCGACGTCGAACATCTGCACCGCGCAGGTCCTGCTCGCCGTGATGGCCTCGATGTATGCCGTCTTCCACGGACCGCAGGGGCTGAAGGCGATCGCCCAACAGGTGCATCGCAAGACCGTACTGCTTGCCAAGGGTCTGGAAAAGCTCGGCTATACGATTGAGCCCAAGACCTTCTTCGACACGATCACGGTTGAAGTTGGCCATATGCAGGGCCTCGTGATGCGCGCTGCCGTCGCCGAGGGCGTCAACCTACGCAAGGTCGGCGAAACCCGGATTGGCATCGCGCTCGACGAACGCACCCGCCCGGCAACACTTGAAGCTGTCTGGCGCGCCTTTGGCGGCAAGTTCGAGGTTTCGGATTTCGACGCTGACTACCGCCTGCCGACCGATCTGTTTCGCACCAGCGAATACCTCTCGCATCCGATCTTCCACATGAACCGCGCCGAAAGCGAGATGACGCGTTACATCCGCCGGCTCTCCGACCGTGACCTGGCGCTCGACCGCGCGATGATCCCGCTCGGCTCCTGCACGATGAAGCTGAATGCGACAGCCGAAATGCTGCCGATCACCTGGCCGGAATTTTCCGACATCCATCCCTTTGCACCGGCCGATCAGACGCTCGGCTACAAGGAGATGATCGACGACCTGTCGGAAAAGCTCTGCGCCGTCACCGGCTATGACGCGATCTCGATGCAGCCGAATTCGGGTGCGCAGGGCGAATATGCCGGCCTGCTGACAATCCGCAACTACCATCTCGCCCGGGGCGACGGGCATCGTACCGTCTGCCTGATCCCGACCTCAGCGCACGGCACCAACCCCGCCTCCGCCCAGATGGTCGGCATGCTGGTCGTGCCGGTCAAGTCGAAGGACAATGGCGACGTCGATCTCGACGACTTCCGCGCCAAGGCCGAGCATCATGCGGCAAACCTCTCCTGCTGCATGATCACCTATCCCTCGACCCATGGCGTGTTCGAGGAAACGGTGCGCGAGATTTGCGAGATCACCCACCAGCATGGCGGTCAGGTCTATCTCGACGGGGCCAACATGAATGCCATGGTCGGCGTCGCCCGTCCGGGCGACATCGGCTCCGACGTTTCCCACCTCAACCTGCACAAGACCTTCTGCATTCCGCATGGCGGCGGCGGACCGGGCATGGGCCCGATCGGCGTCAAGGCGCATCTGGCACCTTATCTTCCGGGCCATGTCTCGACCGACGGTCGTCCGGGCGCGGTTTCGGCGGCACCCTATGGCTCGCCGTCGATCCTGCCGATCAGCTGGTCCTATTGCCTGATGATGGGTGGCGAAGGCCTGACCCAGGCGACCAAGGTGGCGATCCTCAACGCCAACTACATCGCAGCAAAGCTGACCGGCGCCTATGACGTGCTCTACACGTCTGCCTCGGGTCGCGTGGCGCATGAATGCATCATCGACACCCGCCCGCTGAATGTCTCGGCCGGCGTCAGCGTCGATGATGTCGCCAAGCGCCTGATCGACTGCGGCTTCCACGCCCCGACCATGAGCTGGCCGGTGGCAGGAACCCTTATGATCGAGCCAACGGAATCGGAGACCAAGGCCGAGATCGACCGGTTCTGCGAGGCCATGCTGGCGATCCGCGAGGAAGCCCGCGCCATCGAGGACGGCCGCATGGACAAGACCAACAACCCGCTGAAGAATGCACCGCATACGGTGGAAGACCTGGTCGGCGAGTGGACGCGTCCCTATAGCCGCGAACAGGCCTGCTACCCGCCGGGCGCCTTCCGGGTGGACAAGTACTGGTCTTCGGTCAACCGCGTCGACAATGTCTATGGCGACCGCAACCTGGTCTGCACCTGCCCGCCGATGGAAGACTACGCGGAAGCGGCCGAGTAAGCGGCACGAGACACAGCCATGGGCCATCGCGTCATCGGACACCCTTTGGGGGAACCGTGCCGCGATGGCCGCAATATGATCAGTCGGCAGTCAAGACAGGCGTGACTCCATCGAGGCTGCTTTTGTGCTATAGTTGCACCAGGGGTTTCCCCTCGATGATCGGACGCCAGGCGGAAAGCGCCTTTTCAACCGAGAGTATTTCCGGGTGGTACGACCACCGGCATCGGCCAGCCGGCAGAGCGATGACCTTCACTTGACCTCGGTTTCCGAATCCCGCAACAGTCCTGACCGGATGCAGGCCAAGATCACCAAGCGAGGTAGTGAAGTGTCGTTAAGAGAAACGTTTTTTCAACTTGGAACACTTTGCGACAAGTTCGAGCATTACCTTCCGCTCTATGAAAAGTGGTTCGGGAAGTTTGTAAACCGCGCGCCGCGGATCTTGGAAGTCGGTGTTCAGTTCGGCGGCAGCGCCGAGCTCTGGTACAAGTATTTCGGCGCCGAGACGGAAATCGTCGGCATCGATATCGCACCGCGCAGCGCTGGCACCAGCTTCCTGAAAGTCATTCAGGGCGACCAGGGCAGCACTGCCTTCTGGGACGAGATTGCCCGGATCTACGGCGAAGGCTATTTCGACATCATCATCGATGACGGAAGCCATGATAACGTCCACCAGATCGTCACGCTGCAGAAAACCTACGGTTTGCTGCGTGATGGCGGGATCTACTGGTGCGAGGATGTGCACACCAGCTACTACAAGAATGTGCGCGTTCAGGGCGGCGGCCTGCGCAATCCTGAAAGCTTCATCGAATTCTCCAAGCAGATCATCGACGTGGTCAACGAGAAGCACACCAAATTCGCGATCGGCGTCGGCAAGACGCCGGCAGGTCCACATGTCGACCCGGAGCTTCTTTCCCTGTTCCGCAAGGTCCAGGGCGTGCATTTCTACGACAGCATCGTGGTTCTGGAAAAGGGCGAGCCGCTCAAGTTCAACCGGATCAATTCCGCACCCAACATGGTTTACAACCGGATGGACAATCCCCAGGCGGAAGAATTCACCCTGGACTAGCGTCTCAGGTAACTTGCCTGACATCAAACTTGAAAGAGCGCCCTCGTCTCCGATGGCGCTCTTTAGCGTCTTGAGGTCTCTCTCAACCTTGGGCCGGCTTAAAACCTATTGGATTGCGTGTATGGCATGGCCTCCGCTGAAACGGTCATCGTCTTCTGCAAGCCCCACCTGCGGACCGGCGCGGTTCAACTTGCGCTGCAATGCCAGCCAGCCACAAACAAGGAACAGTTATACGCAAGTTTCAGGCAGCATTACTGTCCCCATCGAGATTCGTATGAGGTTATCATGGCTCTTGCCGCCGAAACGCCAATGCCGCTGCTGACTGTCGAGTGGCTCACGACGCGCACCTTCGATTTTCGCGCCGAGCCAAAAGGACAGACGATCAGCGACAAGCTGGTATTCCATCGGAACGGCTTCATCGTCGGATACAATCATCCCAACGAAGCCTATTGGGATCTCGACGGCAACGACCTCTTGATCATCGACCTTCAGGGCATGACCACCTGCCGATTGTCATTCCAGATGGACAGCAACGGCATACCCAGCCTTGGCGGCAATTTCATCAGCCCGTGGGACAACTATGCGACCACGGCCACGCGGCATATCCTGACGGAGAACGGTTCCGACCTCCATAGCCACATCCAGAGCTTCGATCTGTTCGATACCCTGGTGGCCCGCCGCTGCTTCGGACCGCTTGAGATATTCCGCCGTGTCGAAGAAAAGAGCGGTGTCGCCAACTTCGCTGCACGCCGCCATCTTGTCGAGATGAGCATGTTCGGACGCCGCAACTATGGCCTCGACGACATCTACGACCTGCTGGTTCAGGAAAACACGCTCACCGACAGCCAGGCCAAGATGGTCAAGCTGATGGAGCTCGACGAGGAATGGGACAACCTCTTCCCGATGAGACAGGTGACGGCGTTCGTCAATCCGGACGACATCATCATCTCCGACATGTATTTGCCGCAGTCCTTTGTCGAACGGGTCGTCCGCGAGAAATGCGGCCTGAACAACAAGGTCTATCTGAGCAACTACGGCAAGCATCACCGCATCATCTGGCCATCGATCAAGCAGGAATACAAACTGCGCGCTCACTACGGCGACAACCAGAATGCCGACATCAAGGGAGCCGCCGAATTCGGCATCCCGGCAACCTATGTCAGCCTTTCGAAATGGGACAGGACCGAAGAAATCCTGCATGAAGCGAGCCTCGGCCCTTATGCCCATGCCCTGCGCGAGACGCGGCTCCAGACATTCCATCGCAATGCCCAGGTGCGCAACGCACTGCAGGCACAGGTCAGCATCAACATCCCCCTGATGTTGATCGGCACCTTCTGGCTTCGCCACCAGGCCGACATGTTTGGCGCAACCCAGGTCATGGCCGCAGCGCGGGACTGCAATCTGCTGATCCACCTGCTGTCATCCACCCATTTTGCCCGCCATGGCTTGCCGCCTGCCGAGTACGTTCGCATGTCGCGCACCCTGTGCTATTCCGACACAGCGGAATTCGAGTCCTATTTCCGCTCGAAGCTCGGCGAACGCACCTTGCTTGTCGACTTTGTTGGCACGGGACGTTCGATGAAAACCTTCGTGGAAAGAACCGGCCTGCAGGACAAGGTCATGCCATGTCTTCTCGTTGGAGACGATGTCGCCCCGGAAGCCCGTACATTGCGAACCATGATCCACCGGGACTACTACAAAAACCGGATGTATCTCGAAGCGCTGAACGCTTCCCTAGACGGATCGGCCGTGCTTGCAAGGGTGAACAACCACCTTGTCAGTGTCGAGCAGCAGCCGAACGAATTCAGCGACTTCATGAAGGTCATCATCACCGAGATGCGGGCGAATTTCTTCAGGTTCCTGCCAAGCCTCGATCGCTTCGCGCCACCCAAGGCGCCGGTTCCCCTCGACAAGCTGCTGACTGCCGCCGAAGCGATAGCCGATCTGTTCCCGGCCCACATGCTGAAAATGCATTATCTCGGCGAAGAGCAGAGGCGAAACATGCGCCGTGGCGTCGCCGCCCAAGCGGCAGCTGAGTAACAGACACCAACACAACTCCCGCTCGCGGGCGGGAGACAACAGGCCAATATCCGCAGGTGTACCATTTCGGCGCAACTGCCCTTTCAAGCTTTTCTAACGTCTTCGCTCTAAACTGCGCGTGTCGATGAAAAGCCGGAAAGCGCATGATGACCATCACCGCCGCAATCAACAGTGCCGCATCCGGGATGTATGCCCAGCAGCGCAGGCTCTTGGCCACGGCGGACAATATCGCCAACGCGCTCTCTGCGGGCTACGATCGCCGCGACACGCACTTTTCCACCGGTTCGGCGGGCGGAGTGACGGCTACAGTGACATCTGCACAGGCGCAGACCGTGGATGAAGGCACGCACGTCGATCTCGCCACGGAAATGCTGACCCTGGTGGAAACCGAAATCTCCTTCAAGGCCAATGCGTCAGCCTTCGAGACCGGCGCTGACCTGTGGGACGTGCTGTTGAGCATCAAGCGGGATTGACCTGGCGAAGCCGAGCGTGCGCCAAACCTCAAAGGATCGCCTTGACGGCCATGCCGAGCGAGACGATGCCAAACAGCAGCAGAACTCCACTGGAAGTCCGTGACACCCAGACCACAAAGCCTTGCGGCAATCGTGAGCGCAGAAGGCTGACCAAACCGCTGAGGAAGAACCACCAGCCCAGCGAGCCGATGAAAACGCCGGCGACCAGAAGTGCTGCCGACAACCCTCCCTCACCGGCGGCGAGACCCAGCCCCGCAAAGATGGCAGCGAAGGACAGGATTGTCGCCGGATTGGCGATAGTCAGAAGGAAGGTAGCCGCCGTAGTCGTCAATAAGCCCCTCGCTTCGACGCGGGCAGCGACCACGGCGCCGCGCGGCTTGATCCCGATCAATCCAAGATAAAGTAGGAACAGGCCACCGAGGATCTGCAGCGGCAGTTCGATGAACGCCAAAAGCCCTCCCATCGCGGTGAAGCCGGCCGCAGCCAGGCTTGCATAGGCGCCATCGGCAAGCGCCGTCCCGAGACCACCGGCGACGCCGGCCCAGAAGCCGCGCTCCAGCGTCCGATTGATGCAGAGCGCGCCGATCGGCCCAAGCGGGGCTGCAATCGCGACACCGAGGACAAGGCCCTTACCGAAGACGACGGCGTCCATCTCAGCCCTCCATCCCGGCGAAGCCGCGCTCACAGACCGTCGAGAGTGCGATTATGGTCTCGCTCCGCGCGACGAAACGACCAGCCTTCAGGTCTGCAAGAAACGCCTCGATCCCGCCGAGGTCGGCGGTTCTAATCTTCAGCATGTAGGACCAGCCCCCCGTGACATGATGGCATTCGAGCACCGCCGGATGCGCCTTGATCGCGGCCTTGAACGCATCTTCGCCGGCGTCATAGTTCAGCGCGACCAGCACGAAGGCGGTGATGGGCAGATCGAGAGCTGCAGGATCGACGTCAACGGTAAAGCGCCGGATCGCGCCGATGGCCACAAGCCGACGGATACGCTCGTTGACAGCTGAAGCCGAAAGCCCCACGACCTCGCCGATACTGGCGAGCGAGCGGCGGGCATCCTCAGCGAGAAGATTTATGATTTTACGGTCAATGCTTTCCATAAACGCAAAATATGCGGAACCTCTAAAATCCTCAAGATATTTTCTTACGAAACTAGAATTTCACCGCATCTTCAATCAAGCTACCGACATTAATAGGCATAAAAAAACGCCCGGCAAAGCCGGGCGCTAATCTGCAGAAATCGCTTACCGGTCAGGCCGTCTCGGCCTGCTTCTGGCGTGCCAGTTCGGCCAGATCCGCCGCCTTGAGCTCGACCGATTCGCCGCAGCCGCAAGCCGAGGTCTGGTTGGGATTGTGGAAGGTGAAGCCCGAGCGCAGCGTGGTGGTCTCGAAGTCCATTTCAGTGCCGAGCAGATAAAGTACAGCAGCAGGATCGACCCATACGCGCGCGCCATCGCGCTCGATCAGATCGTCTTTGGCATTGATCTCCCGGACGAGATCAATCGTGTATTCCATTCCGGCGCAACCGCCCTTCTTTATCCCGACCCGGATACCCTGAGCTTCCGGTCCGGAATTCTCGACGATTGCCTTGACGCGGCTCGCTGCCGCATCGCTCATGCTCATGATCTGAAAGCCCATCGGCTCATTCTCCTTCAACAGCCGGGTTCAAGGCCCGGAGTTTCTCGGTGCCAATGTAAGGGAGCCGGGTTAAGCGTTCAATAGTGCCAGCCGCATCCGGCACCGTTTCGAAAGGTCAAAATCGAGGGAAGCCTCAGAGCCGATACAAGCGCCCTGCTGTCCCGCCGAATTTCTGGGCATTTTAGCAACAAGCCTTAAACTTGATCATTATCAGATGTTTGCCCCCCCGGAAGCCGATGTCACAACCTGGCAACGATCAAATTGCGCGCAAGGCACGCCCATCACTTCGGCAAAAACTGGAATTTTCACCTCTTGTTCGTTGAAATTTTGACCAATCGGTAAATTATTTTACGGACCATAGATCAACATACTGTTTCAAATGAGTTTTTTTGAAATGGCACGCCGATTGCTTTTATATCTCCGAACCCATCCGGGCATCCCATGCCCCTCGAAGCGGAGAATATGACATGGAAATCGGCGTCTTCATTCCGATCGGCAACAATGGCTGGCTGTTGTCTGAGAATGCTCCCCAGTACAAGCCGACGTTCGACCTGTGCAAGGAAGTCACCCAGAAGGCCGAGCAATACGGCTTCGACTTTGCCCTTTCGATGATCAAGCTGCGTGGCTTCGGCGGAAAGACCGAGTTCTGGGACTACAATCTCGAATCATTCACGCTGATGGCCGGCCTAGCCGCCGTCACCTCGAAGATCAAACTCTTCGGCACCGCGGCAACCCTGGTCATGCCGCCGGCGATTGTCGCCCGCATGGCGACCACCATTGATTCCATCTCCAACGGTCGCTTTGGCGTAAACCTCGTGACCGGCTGGCAGCGTCCGGAATATAGCCAGATGGGCCTGTGGCCCGGCGACGAATATTTCGCCGACCGCTATGCCTATCTCAGCGAATACACCACCGTCCTCAAGGATCTGCTGGGCAACGGCCAGTCCGACCTGAAGGGCAAGTATTTCCAGATGGATGATTGCCGGATGAAACCGGTGCCACAGGGCGACGTCAAGCTGATTTGCGCCGGATCCTCCAATGCCGGCCTGGCATTCTCGGCAGAATTCGCCGACTACAGCTTCTGCTTCGGCGTCGGCGTCAATACGCCAAAGGCCTTCGCCCCGACCAACGAACGCCTGCTTGCCGCAACGGAAAAGACCGGCCGCGACGTGCGCTCCTTCGTACTGACCATGGTTCTGGCCGAGGAAACGACCGAAGCCGCCTTTGCCAAATGGGAGCATTACAAGGCCGGCGCCGACGAGGAGGCGATCAAGTGGCTCGGCTTGCAAAGCGCAGCCGACACGAAGTCCGGTTCGGACACCAATGTCCGCCACATGTCCAACCCGGTCTCCGCCGTCAACATCAACATGGGCACGCTGATCGGCTCCTATGCGGAGGTGGCAAGCATGCTCGACGAAATGAGCGAGGTGCCGGGAACCGGCGGCGTGATGCTGACCTTCGACGATTTCGTCGAGGGCATCGAGAAATTCGGCAAATACGTGCAGCCGCTGATGAAGAGCCGGCAGCATGTCACGTCGATGTTGGAGGCCGCCGAATGAGCGAGGCCGTTGTCGCGGGCTACCAGCCGCGCCCCGAACGAACAAAGAGCGTCACCCTGCCCGCCCGCCCCGAGCCAATCAGCCTGAAACCGAGCGAAACCGCCGTCGTCGTGGTCGACATGCAGAACGCCTATTCGACCGAAGGCGGCTATGTCGACCTCGCCGGTTTCGACATTTCCGGCGCCAAGTCGACCATCGGCAACATCAAGAAGACCCTGGACGCTGCCCGTGCGGCCGGCGTTCTCGTCGTCTATTTCCAGAACGGCTGGGACAAGGATTATGTCGAGGCCGGCGGCCCGGGCTCACCGAACTGGCACAAGTCGAACGCCCTCAAGACCATGCGCCAGCGGCCGGAACTGCAGGGGCAACTGCTCGCCAAGGGCACCTGGGACTATGCCATTGTCGACGAGTTGCAGCCGCAGCGGGGCGACATCCTGGTGCCGAAGACCCGCTATTCCGGTTTCTTCAACACCAACATGGACAGCGTGCTGCGCGCCCGCGGCATCCGCAATCTCGTTTTCGTCGGTATCGCCACCAATGTCTGCGTCGAAAGCTCGCTGCGCGATGCCTTCCACCTCGAATATTTCGGCGTGATGCTGGAAGACGCGACCCATCACCTAGGCCCGGACTTCATCCAGCAGGCGACCGTCTACAATGTCGAGAAATTCTTTGGCTGGGTCGCAACCGTCAACGACTTCTGCAGCGTGATTTCGCAGGCAGCCCCCGCCGACGCCATCTGAAACCCAACAGGACAACACGGAGAAGACCATGCCGAAGACCATCATCGTTCCCGAAGGCACCCAAAAGCCGATAGCGCCCTATTCTCCCGGCACGCTGGCAGACGGCATCGTCTATGTCTCGGGCACGCTTCCCTTCGACAAGAACAACGACGTCGTGCATGTCGGCGACGCAGGCGCCCAGACGCGTCACGTCCTGGAGACGATCAAGTCGGTGATCGAGACCGCCGGCGGCACGATGGAAGACGTCACGATGAACCATATCTTTGTGACCGATTGGGCCAATTACCAGGCGGTCAACAAGGTCTATGCCGAATACTTCCCTGGCGACAAGCCGGCCCGCTACTGCGTTCAGTGCGGCTTGGTAAAGCCGGACGCACTGGTCGAGATCGCCACGGTCGCGCATATCGGAACGAAGTAAGAGGCACATACACCCTCACCCGCCCACGGGCACCTTCTCCCCCGCAAGCGGGGGAGAGGAGACAAGACCGCAATCCGCCTGCATCGGAGGCTTCCCTCGCACAAAGGGCAGCCGTGCCCTCTCCCCGCCCGCGGCGAGATGGGCCTGGTGAAGGCAAAGCCAGAGCAAAGCACGCATGCACTACGACATCCATGGCAATCAGGCCACAGGCGCCGAAACCATCATCCTGTCCTCCGGTCTCGGCGGATCAGGCGGCTATTGGGCTCCTCAGATTTCGGCACTGTCCAAGAGCTTCCGCGTCATCACCTATGATCATACCGGCTGCGGCAGGACGGGTGGCGAGGTCCCGGAAAACGGCGGTATCCGCGCCATGGCCGACGACGTGCTGTCGATCGCCGACGGCCTGAAGCTTGAGCGATTCCATTTCATCGGCCATGCGCTGGGCGGCCTGATGGCGCTGGACATTGCCTTGCGCCAGCCAGGACGCATCGCAAAACAGGTTCTGATCAATGCCTGGAGCAAGGCCGATCCGCATTCCGGCCGCTGCTTTGACATCCGCATCGAGCTCCTGGAAAAGTCCGGCATTCCGGCCTTCGTCAAGGCGCAGCCGCTCTTCCTTTATCCCGCGATCTTCATGGCGGAAAACCCGCAGCGCATGGCGGCCGAAGAGGCCCATGCCATCGCGCATTTCCAGGGCAAGGCCAATATCCTGCGCCGCATTGCCGCCCTGCGCGCCTTCGATGTCGATACCGATCTGGCTGCGATCGCCACGCCGACGCTGCTTATCGCCACGCGTGACGACCTGCTTGTCCCCTATTCCCGCTCACTGCGCCTGGCCGAAGGCCTCCCGAACGCAACGCTCGCGCTGCGCGACTTCGGCGGCCATGCCGTGAACGTCACCGATCCCGACGCCTTCAACCAAACCGTGCTCGACTTCCTGTCGTAAGCTGATGCCGATCAAGGAGACTGCCATGCTGGCTGCCAAGACCATTGAACCCGAGCCCATGCAAGCGCGCAGCGAAACCAGCGAGGACATCCGCCTCGCCTATCGCAATGCCATGGCGCGCATGGCAGCCGCGGTCAATATCGTGACGACGGACGGTGCTGGCGGCAGGGCAGGCTTTGCCGCCACCGCCGTGACCAGTGTCTCCGACAATCCGCCGACCCTGCTCGTCTGCCTCAACCGCGGCTCCTCTGCCTATCCTGCCGTCAAGGCCAATGGCGTGGTCTGCGTCAATGTGCTGGAAGGCGGGCATCGGGACCTGAGCCGCATCTTCGGCGGCAAGACCCCCGTCGAGGAACGTTTCGCGGCTGCAGAGTGGGAAAGAACGCAAACCGGCAGCCACCGCCTGCCGGGCGCACTCGCGACCTTCGATTGCCGCATTGCCTCGATCGCCGACGGTGCGACGCATGATGTGCTGTTTTGCGAAGTGATTGACGTCAGGACACGCGAAGACGGCCAGTCGCTGGTCTATTTCGATCGCGACTATCGACTGGTCTAAGGCCTTTCCAGGCCAGACATCGGTCCAGCACCAGCGAGGGGGAGAAACAGAGAGAGCATAGCCGAGGGAACACGGTTAGCTTGAGGCAAGTGACTCAGTCACCCGCATCCTCCGGTCGAGATGCGCAGAAACGCCAATGGATTCTGGCGTGGGGACTATGGCACCGGCTGTGCGGAAACGCCCATTTCCTCGTCGACAAGCGCCTCGAAGGCATGCTTCTTCTCGGCAACGAAGCGGCGATATCCTTCGGGATCGACCCATGCCGAAACGCCCTCGGTTTCGGCCCGCTTGCGCTTGTTTTCCATGTCGAAATATTCCGTATGGTGCCCGGCCCAGATATCGGGCTTGAGCATCTCCAGCACGTGGTGTGTGATACGATAGTCGCCTTCGATGCCCGGATAGGACGGCTGCTTGACCACATGATAGCCGGGATTGAACCCAGCGCCGTCCGGAAAAACGACCGTATAGGCCTTGCCGTCATCGACAAGCTGCGTCACCCATGTCGTCGATCCCCGCGTATGTCCGGGCGTATTGTAGCCCGTCAGCACGAGTTCACCGAGCCTGACCGTATCGCCGTCGCGAAGGATGCGATCCACTTTCACCGGTGGAAAGCCCATGATCTTCCAGTCGTCGCCATAGTGAAAATCGCTTTTGCCACCGTCCTCCATCGGCCCGACATCGGCCTCCATGACGGCGAGTTTCGCGCCGGACAGTTGCTTGATCTGGGCAAAGGCGCCCGCGTGATCGGAATGAGCATGCCCGTTGATGATGATCTTGATGTCCTCGGGCCTAAACCCCAGCTTGCGGATCGACTGAAGGACAAGGGCGCCAGTCTCCGGCATGGCCGTATTGAGTAGGATCAGCCCTTCCGAGGTCGAAAACAGAAACGAGCTGAGCCCCTTCGTTCCGACGAAATAGAGCGGTCCGACCATCCTGAACGGTTCGGTCGGCTCGTCCCATTTCAGCACCTTTCGCGCCAGATTGATGAAAAGCTGGTTGTCATTTGCCAGCTCTTCCTCAGTCGGAAGCTTTGTGGATGCGTCCTCAGCGTGCGAGACTGCCGGAAGCGTCGTCGCGATCGTCAGTGCACTGACAAGGATAAAGGCATGAGGCCTGCCGAGCATGTCCCCCTCCATTTCATGGCCCAGCCTCATATGCGGCTGTCGGACCATGCAGGGAC encodes:
- the bla gene encoding subclass B3 metallo-beta-lactamase, coding for MLGRPHAFILVSALTIATTLPAVSHAEDASTKLPTEEELANDNQLFINLARKVLKWDEPTEPFRMVGPLYFVGTKGLSSFLFSTSEGLILLNTAMPETGALVLQSIRKLGFRPEDIKIIINGHAHSDHAGAFAQIKQLSGAKLAVMEADVGPMEDGGKSDFHYGDDWKIMGFPPVKVDRILRDGDTVRLGELVLTGYNTPGHTRGSTTWVTQLVDDGKAYTVVFPDGAGFNPGYHVVKQPSYPGIEGDYRITHHVLEMLKPDIWAGHHTEYFDMENKRKRAETEGVSAWVDPEGYRRFVAEKKHAFEALVDEEMGVSAQPVP
- a CDS encoding flavin reductase, producing the protein MAAKTIEPEPMQARSETSEDIRLAYRNAMARMAAAVNIVTTDGAGGRAGFAATAVTSVSDNPPTLLVCLNRGSSAYPAVKANGVVCVNVLEGGHRDLSRIFGGKTPVEERFAAAEWERTQTGSHRLPGALATFDCRIASIADGATHDVLFCEVIDVRTREDGQSLVYFDRDYRLV
- the rutD gene encoding pyrimidine utilization protein D → MHYDIHGNQATGAETIILSSGLGGSGGYWAPQISALSKSFRVITYDHTGCGRTGGEVPENGGIRAMADDVLSIADGLKLERFHFIGHALGGLMALDIALRQPGRIAKQVLINAWSKADPHSGRCFDIRIELLEKSGIPAFVKAQPLFLYPAIFMAENPQRMAAEEAHAIAHFQGKANILRRIAALRAFDVDTDLAAIATPTLLIATRDDLLVPYSRSLRLAEGLPNATLALRDFGGHAVNVTDPDAFNQTVLDFLS